The sequence below is a genomic window from Elusimicrobiota bacterium.
CAACCGATTATTATTCCCCGCATTATTACAGGTTGACTGATATGGATATCAATCTTGCAACGCTAACACAGCAGACTACGTCGCTTGCCGGGATAACTACAAATGATATCGACGGACATCCGTTGACTTCACTTGTAACGTACCATATGACTTTAAAAACTGATAATGCCGGAGGTTCAGCATCGGATATACGCGCAACAACGTTATACTATGACGCTGACTCTCCTGCAGCTGTGAATACATTGTCAGCATTAACCGGCGCTCTGGGTAGAACTATTGAGCTTACATGGACAGTTCCGGGTGATAATTTCGGAACCATAGACCTTATCGCCGGGAGTAGTTATTATATTATGTACTCCTCCTTTTCATCACCGGATGTTTATGAAGACCCTACGGATAGCTGGTGGGATGCACAGAAGGCAAATGCTCAGGTGGTAGTCAGCACCGGCCCTATTGCAATGAACACAGAAGCTGATTACCTACTGAACAATTTAGTAGAAAACTCAACGTACTGGATTAGGATGTGGTACCGCGATAGCGTGGGTAACTGGTCGCCATTATCAAACGCTGCTTCCGCGTGGGCACAGGTTGTGATCATAGCGATAGATATTCCTAATACTGATAATATGTTCAACTTTGAGACCTTATCTCCCGGCGAAGTTAAGCAGACTACCAGCACTATTACTGTTAACCACTTAGGGACTGTGTATCAGACATATAGTATAAACGTTGTTACAGGAACTGCAGGCGGAGCAAATACTGTTTGGGATGTAAGTAACACGCCTGCGGGTAATATTTTTGCAATCAAAGGAGTGTTTTCGTATTACGATGCACAGCCGGCAAGCGAGTATTTTAGTGAGGCAACTGATGATAATGTGCTTCTGACACCCAAACCTGCGTCTGCCACAAACATCGCGTATGATAGCGATGATGCGGATGTTAAAGGTTATCATGTTTATCCCGGATTGTCGCGTAGTTTGTGGTTCAAGCTATACACTCCGCTAGGGGTGATTAATGAAGAAATACAAACAATACAATTGATTATTCAGGCTGAAGAGTCAAATTAATAGAGATGATATCGCCTAAAACGAAGTATTCACTGTTTGGCTTGCTGTTACTCGCTACAATTCTTCTTTATGGCCACACTATTGACAATCCGTTTGTTTGGGATGATGCTTTTTTTTATTATGATAAAGAATCTTTATACTCAAATCCGGGGAATCTCAAAATATTGCTTGGTTCACAATACTTTACCGCAACTCATGAACGGAGTTACCGCCCTGTAGTTACGTTATCATATTTTGTTAATTTTCTTATATGGGGAAGAAATATTTACGGGCATCGCTTGCTTAACCCGGCGCTTCATTTAATGGTAGGATGGCTGATCTTTCTTATAGTTTTGCAATTAACAAAGTCGGTACAGCCGGCGTTTATCACGGCATTGCTGTTTATCATCCATCCTGTGAATAGTGAAGCGGTACTGTGTATCTCGAATAATGATAATATTATTGTGGCGCTGTTTGTATTGTTGGCATTTTACTTGTATTTACTTGAACAAAACGGGAAGTATGCCACTACAAAAAAATTGTTGTCGATTCTCGGTTATACCCTTGCGCTATTTTCAAAAGAAACGGCATTGATATACTTACCCCTGGTTTTTGTGTATGAAAGAATTATTTGTTCAAATAACAGCGTTTCAAAAACCTGTACCCGTTTGGCAGAGTATTATTTAATGCCAACAATGTTTTATCTGCTGATACGTTTCGGGTTTATGTATGTTCCCTATGGAACTCAATACGTGGGAGGTGGTTTGTGGAGTAATATCGCGAGTATGATGTATATTCATTTGTTGTATATTCAATTACTTATTGCGCCGGTGAATCTTGCATTATTCCACAAAATACCGGTATTTGAAAATTTATTTGATTTACGCTTAATTTCAGGGATGCTGGTTTTTTTAGTGTTAACGGTTTATGCTATATGGTCATTGATAAAACGAAAACCCATAGGGTTTGTATTGTTTGTATGGGGTATTACGCTATTACCGGCGATGAATATTATTCCGGTGATAAACTATCCTTTTGGAGAACGGTATTTGTACCTGACAAGTATACCCTTTTGTTTTTGTTTGGCTTGGGTAGTAACAAAATATTGTAAATCAGACAATAGAATATTGCTGGGTGCTGCAGGTGTTTTAGTTATATGGTATTCTGTGTTATTAGAGTATAGGACAGATACTTGGAACGTATCCGATAGTTTTTATACGGTTTCATATAATCAGTCTCCCTGGTCCGGGTCAGCGCAGCATAATATGGCAGTTGTTTGTGCTAACCGGAAAGAATATGATAAAGCAGAACAATTGTTTGTTCAGGCAATAAATACGAAAGAACAAAACGAGATTACATACGGTTCATTCTCAGAATTTTATAAAGGCCTAAAAAAATATGAAACCCAGCAAAATGTTTTGATCGAAGGAATAAGCAGGTATCCTTTTAACACATATTTGCGGGAAGAACTTGCGTTGTCATTCGCAAGGGGGAAAAAGTATGGCCAGGCACTGGAAACAGTAGATACCTGGCTTAAGCAGGCGCCAAATGATTTCAGGGTTTTGTTTGTTAAAGGTAAAATATTGGAGGAAATGGGGAAGTATCCGGAAGCCCTGAATATTTACCTGAGTTTATCCAAAAACCAGTACAGCAGGCGTGTCTCGGGATTGTTTCATAGGATGGCGGCGGTATATACTAAAATGGGAGATACAGAAAAAGCGTTAAAAACTATTTATCTTGCAATAGAACAAAATCCAATGTCGGCGAATGTTCATAACGATATGGGCGAAATATTGTTTCAGCGGAAACAATACGTTGCTGCTGCACAGGAATTTAAACTGGCATTAAAATATAATCCAAACCTGCAGATGGCAAGAGAGTCGCTGGTAGAGCTCTCTCAAAAAAAGTATGTTAAGTAACCGCTATTTTTGAGTGTTTGTATACCCCAGAATCCTGGCTTGCAGAAAATCGGCAGTCGCAAGGTCTTTATTACCGGTTTCTGAATATACCGTCGCACGGTTTAAGTATGCAGGGCCGTAGCTGGGATTAAGTTTAATTGTTTCAGTATAGTCATCGATAGCGTTCTGGTATTTTTTCATTTTATAATAAGTGTTTCCTCTCAATAAAAGCGCTTTGAATTTGTACATAGACGAGTTTATTGACAACGAAAAATCTGCAATTGCTGCTTCATATTCTCCTATTGCATAATATACCGCGCCGCGGTCCATTAATGTGCGGGTATGCACCATTATTGACAATGATTCGTTGTAGTCACGTAAAGCTTTGTCATATTGGCCGTCATAATAATATGCGTATCCGCGAAACGTTAAAGCCAGCGCGTATCCGGGATAATCTTTTAATGTTGTGTTCCATAAAGAGTAGCTGTTGAACCACACTTTTGTCCTGCTGTTTGACAGAAACGAGGATGTTGTTGTGATCAACACGCAGAATGTAATAACTGTTACGGTACCCAGGTGGTTGTAAACGGATTTGTTCAGAAACCCCTGTAAGTTTATCAATAGTTTTGAGATTATCAGCGATATTCCAAGCATTGGCAGGTATACTCTATGGTCAGACATCGCGTGATTTACAAAGAAGTGTAAGACCGGCAGAATGGTTATTCCTGCGAATAATGTGCCAAAAATAATTAGCCTGTCTTTCTTTGCGATTCTGTAAAGTGTATATACAATTAGTGGGAATATAATAACCGATAGTACAACCGGTAAGGATGAAGCCGATGGAGTGGGATATACGCATGCGAGTTTTACGGGTAATATTATTTTTAGGGAATACAAGCATAGTTCGTAAGCAGTGAGGATTAGATCCATTATTCGTTTGTAAATATTGACAAAATCCTGGGTTAAATAGCTGTTATTCAAAATATTTATTGTAAATCCAGCCCAAGCCAGTGCGATTAT
It includes:
- a CDS encoding tetratricopeptide repeat protein; translation: MISPKTKYSLFGLLLLATILLYGHTIDNPFVWDDAFFYYDKESLYSNPGNLKILLGSQYFTATHERSYRPVVTLSYFVNFLIWGRNIYGHRLLNPALHLMVGWLIFLIVLQLTKSVQPAFITALLFIIHPVNSEAVLCISNNDNIIVALFVLLAFYLYLLEQNGKYATTKKLLSILGYTLALFSKETALIYLPLVFVYERIICSNNSVSKTCTRLAEYYLMPTMFYLLIRFGFMYVPYGTQYVGGGLWSNIASMMYIHLLYIQLLIAPVNLALFHKIPVFENLFDLRLISGMLVFLVLTVYAIWSLIKRKPIGFVLFVWGITLLPAMNIIPVINYPFGERYLYLTSIPFCFCLAWVVTKYCKSDNRILLGAAGVLVIWYSVLLEYRTDTWNVSDSFYTVSYNQSPWSGSAQHNMAVVCANRKEYDKAEQLFVQAINTKEQNEITYGSFSEFYKGLKKYETQQNVLIEGISRYPFNTYLREELALSFARGKKYGQALETVDTWLKQAPNDFRVLFVKGKILEEMGKYPEALNIYLSLSKNQYSRRVSGLFHRMAAVYTKMGDTEKALKTIYLAIEQNPMSANVHNDMGEILFQRKQYVAAAQEFKLALKYNPNLQMARESLVELSQKKYVK
- a CDS encoding tetratricopeptide repeat protein, which translates into the protein MIKKHVFPLLLIIALCFIVLSPSLNNKFTNFDDDLLITENMAIRTCSFNTIKYIFTNPINFEYRPITYILYTVQYKFFGLNPRGYHAVSLILHLLNTALIFIFAMVLTKHYFIAIFTSIIFGIHPLQVQSVAWIAGQDDLVYTTFYLLTLIYYSTQKRVGNRIYHLFCYTLFSLALLSKPLAVTIPFALVLIDFYSEGKLAVKQLINKIPFIIIALAWAGFTINILNNSYLTQDFVNIYKRIMDLILTAYELCLYSLKIILPVKLACVYPTPSASSLPVVLSVIIFPLIVYTLYRIAKKDRLIIFGTLFAGITILPVLHFFVNHAMSDHRVYLPMLGISLIISKLLINLQGFLNKSVYNHLGTVTVITFCVLITTTSSFLSNSRTKVWFNSYSLWNTTLKDYPGYALALTFRGYAYYYDGQYDKALRDYNESLSIMVHTRTLMDRGAVYYAIGEYEAAIADFSLSINSSMYKFKALLLRGNTYYKMKKYQNAIDDYTETIKLNPSYGPAYLNRATVYSETGNKDLATADFLQARILGYTNTQK